One Euphorbia lathyris chromosome 1, ddEupLath1.1, whole genome shotgun sequence DNA segment encodes these proteins:
- the LOC136220225 gene encoding uncharacterized protein has product MGNTKTPICVVIATLLIVGTLILNDQKVSASGLCATRIPSLITHSAKFVKKHGPKIPPSGDCCVAVKAVNRSCVCKYVTPKVESIISMDKVVYVARTCGLKVDSGTKCGSYTVPPVVKSS; this is encoded by the coding sequence ATGGGAAACACAAAGACTCCAATATGTGTGGTTATAGCAACATTGTTAATAGTGGGAACCCTAATCTTGAATGATCAAAAGGTTTCAGCCTCAGGCTTATGTGCAACCCGAATTCCTTCATTAATAACACATTCTGCTAAATTTGTGAAGAAACATGGACCAAAAATTCCTCCATCTGGAGATTGTTGTGTAGCAGTGAAAGCTGTTAATAGGTCTTGTGTTTGCAAGTATGTTACTCCAAAGGTTGAATCTATAATTAGCATGGACAAAGTTGTTTATGTAGCTCGAACTTGTGGTCTTAAAGTTGATTCTGGAACAAAATGTGGAA